ATTGCACCCAGGATCATGGATTGTATAAAATGACCGGGAGCTTGTAGGTGTTTACTTGTTTTATCGAAAGTAAATGAAATGAGACAAGCGAGTATAAAACTTGCGGTCAAAGCATAAATAACAGATAAAGGCGAGGGATTATCCGTATTTAAGGAATAAAGGGAAAAATCAATCATACTTTAAGTCACAAACGCTCATTACCGGAACAAGGGTTTTTGGTTCGTAGTTTGACCTTAAAGTTAAGCAAAAGTTTAATTAATGTAAAAAATTTAACATTAACCCTGGCAAGAGATACAACCCTCCTCCATGGTACAAACCTGGCCTTCTACAATTTGCTGAACACTTACTTCTGCATTAAGCATTTCATCAATTTTTTCTTTGTGCATGCTTGCAGACTTTGTAGGATTAATCATCTCAACATCTTCAACTGATCCGGCAAGCTGTTTGTCGACAAATCGTTGTTGATGCTTGTCTCCTAGAGTAAACTTGATAGGGTCAACTGCCGATTTGGTGCGCAGGTAATAAATGCCTGTTTTGAGGCCTTTTTTCCAACCATAAAAATGCATCGAACTCAATTTATTGACACTGGCATTTTCCATGAATAAATTTAAGGATTGACTTTGACAGATATAAGCACCTCTGTCTGCAGCCATATCAATAATGCATTTCTGACTCAGTTCCCAAACGGTTTTATAAATCTCTTTTAGGTCTTGTGGGATGGCCTCTATATTTTGAATAGAACCGTTATTAAACATGAGCATTTCTTTCATTTCCTGATTCCAAAGATTTCTCTTTACCAGATCAGCAAGTAGATGTTTATTGACAACAATGAACTCACCAGATAAAGTCCTTCTTGTGTATAAATTGGAAGTATATGGTTCAAAGCATTCATTATTACCCAGCACTTGAGAAGTACTGGCGGTAGGCATAGGAGCAAGCAATAAGCTATTGCGTAGACCATTTTTTATGACATCTGATCTCAGACTTTCCCAATCCCATCTTCCTGTATCGGGTTTTACATTCCACATGTCAAACTGGAAAATTCCCTGGCTCATGGGTGAGTTGGCAAAAGTTTCGTAGCTGCCGAATATTTTGGCCTGATTACAGCTTTCACTGACAGCTGCATAATAAATCGTCTCAAATATTTCCTGATTGAGTTTTTTTGCCGCGGGACTGTCAAAAGGCATCCGCATTAAAATGAAGGCATCTGCAAGTCCTTGTACACCAATGCCAATTGGCCGGTGGCGCATGTTGGATCTTTTGGCCTCTTCTATAGGATAATAGTTAATGTCGATAATTCTATTGAGGTTTCTCGTGATCACTCTTGTGACCTCTGCAAGTTTTTGAAAATCAAAAGTCTGATCGCTTATAAATTTTGGCAGAGAAATGGAAGCCAAATTACATACTGCAACCTCATCTGCAGAAGTATATTCGATAATTTCTGTACATAAATTTGAAGATCTGATGGTCCCCAAATTTTTTTGGTTAGACTTTTGATTGCAGGCATCTTTATATAGGATGTAAGGAGTTCCTGTTTCAATTTGACTTTGACAAATTTGAAACCAGAGTTCTTGCGCCCGCACTGTTTTGCGTGCAAGTCCTGCATCCTCATATTTTTTGTAGAGTTTATTGAAATCCTCGCCATAAACATCACATAAGCCCGGAGCTTCATTCGGACAAAATAAAGACCAGGTACTGTCTGATAAAACCCGCTCCATAAATAAATCAGAAATCCACATGGCAAAGAAAAGATCTCTTGCACGCATTTCTTCTTTTCCGTGATTTTTCTTGAGCTCCAGGAAGTCTTCAATGTCTGCATGCCAAGGTTCGAGATAAATGGCAAAGGCACCTTTTCTTTTGCCGCCCCCTTGATCGACATAACGAGCCGTGTCATTAAATACGCGTAACATGGGAATAATACCATTCGAAGTTCCCCCGGTACCTTTGATGTAACTACCTTTTGCTCGCACATTGTGAATGCTCAAACCGATCCCGCCGGCAGACTGTGAAATTTTAGCACAACGGCTAAGGGTTTCGAAAATGCCGGGTATACTGTCATCAACCATACTGAGTAGAAAGCAGGATGATAATTGCGGCTTTGGGGTACCAGCATTAAACAGCGTTGGGGTGGCATGGATAAACCATTTTTCGGACATTAAATGATAAGTTTCTACTGCGGCATCCAGATCATTGCTATGGATACCGATAGAAGCCCGCATCAGCAGATGTTGTGGCCTTTCAACGACTTTTTTCTCTGCTTTTAATAGATAAGATCGTTCAAGGGTTTTAAAACCAAAATAATCAAAATCATAATCTCGATCATAAATGATGGCTGAGTCTAATCGATCGGCGTTTTGACGGATGACCTCTATGATCTCATCACTGATTAGACCAGCCTTCTTATTTGTAATTGGGTCTATATAATTATACAAGATCTCCATTGTTTCGGAGAATGATTTGCGGGTGTTTTTATGCAGATTTGAAACTGCAATTCTCGCAGCCAAGATGGCGTAATCCGGATGAATAGTTGCCAGAGAAGCAGCTGTTTCAGCAGCAAGATTATCCAAATCGGAGGTACTAACACCATTGTACAAACCTAATATGACCTTTTTCGAGATCTCAATTGGATCTACAAATTGAGCATCAAGACCATAACATAATTTCTTGACTCTTGCGGTGATTTTGTCGAAACTGACTTCTTCACGCTTGCCATTGCGCTTAATTACTTGCATAGAACGGTTGGGTTAAAATGAATTAAAAGGGTTACAACTTTACATTAAAAGTCTTCGTCGATAGTGAATACTTTGGGTGCAATGTTTTCACTTACACCCGATTTTTGGTACTCAGATACCCTCTTTTCAAAGAAATTGGTTTTGCCCTGTATGGAAATCATATCCATAAAAGGGAAAGGATTGTTGGCATTGTAGATTTTATTATTGCCCAATGCAACTAATAATCGGTCCGCAACAAATTCAATGTACTCGCACATTAAATCTGAATTCATACCTATAAGTGCGGCCGGAATGGCTTCTGTAATAAAATATTTTTCGATAGAAACAGCTTCGCGAATAATGTCTTCTATCGTTTGCTTCGGTAATTTGTTTGTAATGTGTTTATTATAAAGCAGGCATGCGAAATCGCAATGCATACCCTCGTCCCGGGATATCAATTCATTACTAAAGGATAAACCCGGCATCAGGCCTCGTTTTTTAAGCCAAAAGATGCTACAGAAAGAACCACTGAAGAAGATTCCTTCGACTACTGCAAAAGCGATCAATTGCTCACAAAAACTGCCTTGCTTAATCCATCTTAAAGCCCAGTCAGCTTTTTGTTTTACGCAATCAAGATTTTCAACGGCATGAAATAAGAAATCTTTTTCTTTTGGATCCTTTATATAAGTATCTATCAGAAGAGAATAAGTTTCAGAATGGATGTTTTCCATCATGATTTGGAAACCATAGAAAAA
The genomic region above belongs to Saprospiraceae bacterium and contains:
- a CDS encoding ribonucleotide-diphosphate reductase subunit beta, with amino-acid sequence MTYQQEPILVENPNRFVIFPIQHNDIWQFYKNSEACFWTAEEIDLVQDLDDWNQKLNDDEKHFIKHVLAFFAASDGIVNENLAENMVRMVQYPEAKFFYGFQIMMENIHSETYSLLIDTYIKDPKEKDFLFHAVENLDCVKQKADWALRWIKQGSFCEQLIAFAVVEGIFFSGSFCSIFWLKKRGLMPGLSFSNELISRDEGMHCDFACLLYNKHITNKLPKQTIEDIIREAVSIEKYFITEAIPAALIGMNSDLMCEYIEFVADRLLVALGNNKIYNANNPFPFMDMISIQGKTNFFEKRVSEYQKSGVSENIAPKVFTIDEDF
- a CDS encoding ribonucleoside-diphosphate reductase subunit alpha, with the protein product MQVIKRNGKREEVSFDKITARVKKLCYGLDAQFVDPIEISKKVILGLYNGVSTSDLDNLAAETAASLATIHPDYAILAARIAVSNLHKNTRKSFSETMEILYNYIDPITNKKAGLISDEIIEVIRQNADRLDSAIIYDRDYDFDYFGFKTLERSYLLKAEKKVVERPQHLLMRASIGIHSNDLDAAVETYHLMSEKWFIHATPTLFNAGTPKPQLSSCFLLSMVDDSIPGIFETLSRCAKISQSAGGIGLSIHNVRAKGSYIKGTGGTSNGIIPMLRVFNDTARYVDQGGGKRKGAFAIYLEPWHADIEDFLELKKNHGKEEMRARDLFFAMWISDLFMERVLSDSTWSLFCPNEAPGLCDVYGEDFNKLYKKYEDAGLARKTVRAQELWFQICQSQIETGTPYILYKDACNQKSNQKNLGTIRSSNLCTEIIEYTSADEVAVCNLASISLPKFISDQTFDFQKLAEVTRVITRNLNRIIDINYYPIEEAKRSNMRHRPIGIGVQGLADAFILMRMPFDSPAAKKLNQEIFETIYYAAVSESCNQAKIFGSYETFANSPMSQGIFQFDMWNVKPDTGRWDWESLRSDVIKNGLRNSLLLAPMPTASTSQVLGNNECFEPYTSNLYTRRTLSGEFIVVNKHLLADLVKRNLWNQEMKEMLMFNNGSIQNIEAIPQDLKEIYKTVWELSQKCIIDMAADRGAYICQSQSLNLFMENASVNKLSSMHFYGWKKGLKTGIYYLRTKSAVDPIKFTLGDKHQQRFVDKQLAGSVEDVEMINPTKSASMHKEKIDEMLNAEVSVQQIVEGQVCTMEEGCISCQG